TGATCCCGGACCAGACCGGACGGGTCTTCGTCGTCACCGGGGCCAACAGCGGTCTCGGCCTCGCCACCACCCGCGAGCTCGCCCGCCGGGGCGGGCGCGTGATCCTCGCCGTACGGGACGAGGAGAAGGGCCGACGGGCCGCCGAGGGCCTCGGGGTCGACGCCCGTCTCCTCGACGTCCGCCCGCTCGACCTCGCCGACCTCGACTCGGTACGGGCCTTCGCCGAGCGGCTGCGCGCGGAGCACCCCCGCCTCGACGTGCTCGTCAACAACGCGGGCGTGATGGCCCCGCCCCGCACGCTCAGCCCCCAGGGCCACGAGCTCCAGTTCGCCACCAACCACCTCGGGCACTTCGCCCTCACCGGCCTGCTGCTCGACCTGCTCGCCGCCGGAACCGACCCCCGGGTGGTCACGGTCAGCTCGATCAACCACCGGCAGGGCAGCCTCCGCTTCGACGACCTGAACGGCGAGCACGGCTACGCGCCGATGGCCTTCTATAACCAGTCGAAGTTCGCCAACGCCGTCTTCGGCAAGGAGCTGCACCGCCGCCTGACCACGATCGCGAGCCCGGTCCGCAGCGTGCTCGCCCACCCCGGCTACACGGCGACCAGCCTCCAGATGAAGGACACCTCCGGTCTGGCGAAGCTGTTCTTCGGGCGCGTCGGCAATCCGCTGCTCGCCCAGCGCCCGGAGCGGGGCGCGCTGCCCCAGCTGTACGCGGCGACCGACCCGTCCGTCGCGGGCGGCGAGTTCATCGGCCCGGACGGCATGGGCGAACTGCGCGGCACCCCGACCCGCGTACGCCTCTCCGACGCGGCGGCCGACCCCGGGACGGGCCGCCGGCTGTGGGAGGAGTCGGAGCGCCTGACCGGAGTGCGTTTTCTCAGTTCCTGAGCATGCCTAGGGCTGCTAGGTTCCTTCCTAGGATCCCTAGGAAGGGGAAGCATCTGTGGTGCGCGCGGGAATCACCGTCGACGGCCTCGTACGGGCCGCAGCCGAAATGGCGGACGAGAGCGGCCTCGACAAGGTCACCGTCTCGGCCCTCGCCCGCCGTTTCGGCGTCAAGGACGCGAGCCTCTACTCGCACATCCGGAACCTGCGGGACCTGCGGGTCCGGCTCGCGCTCCTCGCCTCGGGCGAGATGAACGACGCCATCGGCGCCGCCGTGGCCGGCCGCTCCGGCAAGGAGGCACTCGTCGCCTTCGCCGACGCCTACCGCGACTACGCCCTCGCCCACCCCGGGCGGTACGCGGCCACCCAGCAGCGGATCGACCCGGCCGAGGTCGCCGACACCGCCGTCCTCCTGCGGGCCGTCGAGCTCACGTACGGCATGCTGCGCGGCTACGGCCTGGTCGAACCCGACCTCACCGACGCGGGCCGCCTGCTCCGCAGCACCTTCCACGGCTACATCCACCTCGAACTGAGCGGCGGCTTCGCGCACTCCCGCCCCGTCGCCGAGTCCTGGGCGCGCTCGCTCGACGCGCTCCATCACGTCCTGGAGAACTGGGGGAACAGTTCATGAACGTCGGAACGCTGAAGGTCCCGGGAGCCACCCTCCACCACGAGACGCGCGGCACCGGCCCCGTCCTCCTCCTCGTCCCCGGCGGCGCGGGGGACGCCGGGCTCTTCGAAGGAATGGCGGACCTGCTCGCGGAAGCCGGGCACACGGTGGTCTCCTACGACCAGCGCGGCCTGTCGCGCAGCCCGCTCGACGGGCCCCTCGGCGACCAGCGGGTGGCCGAGTGGCGCGAGGACGCCCTCGCCGTCCTGGACGCGGTCTCGCCGGACGAGCCCGCGTACGTCTTCGGCAGCAGTTCCGGCGCCATCGTCGCCCTCGCCCTGCTCGCCGCCCACCCGGACCGGGTGCGCCGGCTCGTCGCCCACGAGCCGCCCCTGGTGGAGCTGCTCGCCGACCCCGCCCCGTACCGCGACCACTTCGCCGAGGTGCGCGAGCTGCACCGCACGCAGGGGCTCGGGCCCGCGATGGCCCGGTTCTCCGAGACGCCGGACGGCCGGAAGCCGGAGCGGCAGCACGGCGAACTGCCCGCCTCCATCCGGCCGATGGCCTCCCGCATGGCCGCCAACATGCCGGTGTTCCTGGAGCACGTCCTGTGCCCCTTCTCCTCCTCCGCCCCGGATGTGGACGGCCTGCGCGCCGCCGCCGGGAAGCTGACGCTCGGCATCGGGCGGGAGTCGGCGGGTCAGGAGGCGCTGGTCGGGCCGTCCCGGCGGATCGCGGAGCTGACCGGGGCGGAGACCGTCGAGTTCCCCGGCGGGCACGTGGGCTGCGTGGAGCACCCGGCGGAGTTCGCGAAGGTGCTGGTCAGCGCCATGTCGCGGTGACCTCGCGGGTGTCGACCCGCATGCCGATCGGCACCCGCCAGGAGTCCACGCACACCGTGTACGTCCGGGTCCGCGCCGTCCCGGCGGCGATCGGCGCGGGCAGCGGCTGGCTGGAGGGGACCGTCCCCCAGTCGGTGCCGAGCAGCCCGATGATGTGCGTCGCGAAGCCGACCGTGCCCGAAGTCGCGGCGGAGCCACCGGTGTTGCGGAAGGTCACGGTGACCCGCTGGCACCAGCGCTTGTCGGCGTCGGCGAGGGTGGGCGCGGAGACGGTGAGCACGGCGGGCCCGGGTACGGGGGTCGGCGTGGGGGACGGCGGGGGCGTGGTGGGCGTCGGCGTCGTGCCGGGGGTACGGGGCGGGGCGGTGGTCCCGGCCCCTCCGCCGCCGGGCGCGGCCGTCGGAGCCGTACTCGATCCCGTACCGGATCCCGGTCCTGATCCCGTGCCCGTGTCCGTACGAGAAGACCCGGAGGCCCTGGGGGACTCAGACGCCCCAGGCGTCCCAGACACCCCAGGCGCCTCGGAAGGACCGGAAGAGGCCCCGCTCCCGCCGGCAGAGGGCGCCCCGGGCGCCCCGGAAGACGCCCCGGGGCCCGCAGGCGACGGGGACGACGTACTCGACGTCGTCCCGCTCTCCGAGGGCTCCAGGGGGACCAGCCTGACCACACCCGAGGGGCCGGTCGCGCCCTTGGGGGAGGGGACGGCGCCGACCGCCGCGTACCCCTCGCCGTCTCCTCCGCCACCGCACGCGGTCAGCGCCCCACCGAGGCAGAGCGCCACCGCCACGAGTCCCGGCTTCCTACGCCTCATACGCCCCAGTCTGGCTGACGAGTCGTCAACAAACCGGGGTTTCGGGGAAGTCAGTCGGAGATGAGGCCCTCGCGCAGCTGGGCGAGGGTGCGGGTGAGGAGCCGCGAGACGTGCATCTGGGAGATGCCGACCTCCTCGCCGATCTGCGACTGCGTCATGTTCGCGAAGAAGCGGAGCATGATGATCTGCCGCTCCCGGGGCGGCAGTTTGGCGAGGAGCGGCTTGAGCGACTCGCGGTACTCGACGCCTTCGAGGGCCGAGTCCTCGTAGCCGAGGCGGTCCGCGAGGGAGCCCTCGCCGCCGTCGTCCTCGGGCGAGGGGGAGTCGAGCGAGGAGGCGGTGTACGCGTTGCCGACGGCGAGGCCGTCGACGACGTCCTCCTCCGACACCCCGAGCACGGCGGCGAGTTCGGGGACGGTGGGGGAGCGGTCGAGCTTCTGGGCGAGCTCGTCGCTGGCCTTGGTGAGGGCGAGGCGCAGCTCCTGGAGCCGGCGCGGGACGCGGACCGACCAGGAGGTGTCGCGGAAGAAACGCTTGATCTCGCCGACGACGGTCGGCATCGCGAACGTCGGGAACTCCACGCCGCGTTCGCAGTCGAAGCGGTCGATCGCCTTGATCAGGCCGATGGTGCCGACCTGGACGATGTCCTCCATCGGCTCGTTGCGGGAGCGGAAGCGGGCCGCCGCGTACCGCACGAGGGGGAGGTTGAGCTCGATGAGGGTGTCGCGGACGTAGGTCCGCTCCGGGCTGTCGGCGGCGGCGCCTTCGTCGTCGAGGGCGCGCAGGCGCAGGAACAGGGAGCGGGAGAGGGTGCGGGTGTCGAGGGCTCCGGGCGTGACCGTCATCGGCGGCGGCGCGGTCTCCGCGGTCTCCGTGCTGTCGGTCGCGGTCGGCGCCGTCGTCTGCGTGGGCACGGGAACGGGCGTGAGCGTGAGCACCTTCGAGCTGCCCAGTTCTGTGGACATGCCACCCCCTTGAGGTCGCGGACGGTCGCGGTGGCCGCGACCATCTGAGGAACGCAGCCTCCACCTGAATACCGGCGGCGGGGCTGCGGCAAACTCGGTTCCAGCAGAATGTCACATGTCGGCAACACGCTGTAGTGACTTGTCGACACAGACAGCTGA
The DNA window shown above is from Streptomyces vietnamensis and carries:
- a CDS encoding oxidoreductase encodes the protein MTDKQRWTADLIPDQTGRVFVVTGANSGLGLATTRELARRGGRVILAVRDEEKGRRAAEGLGVDARLLDVRPLDLADLDSVRAFAERLRAEHPRLDVLVNNAGVMAPPRTLSPQGHELQFATNHLGHFALTGLLLDLLAAGTDPRVVTVSSINHRQGSLRFDDLNGEHGYAPMAFYNQSKFANAVFGKELHRRLTTIASPVRSVLAHPGYTATSLQMKDTSGLAKLFFGRVGNPLLAQRPERGALPQLYAATDPSVAGGEFIGPDGMGELRGTPTRVRLSDAAADPGTGRRLWEESERLTGVRFLSS
- a CDS encoding TetR/AcrR family transcriptional regulator, which encodes MVRAGITVDGLVRAAAEMADESGLDKVTVSALARRFGVKDASLYSHIRNLRDLRVRLALLASGEMNDAIGAAVAGRSGKEALVAFADAYRDYALAHPGRYAATQQRIDPAEVADTAVLLRAVELTYGMLRGYGLVEPDLTDAGRLLRSTFHGYIHLELSGGFAHSRPVAESWARSLDALHHVLENWGNSS
- a CDS encoding alpha/beta fold hydrolase, which produces MNVGTLKVPGATLHHETRGTGPVLLLVPGGAGDAGLFEGMADLLAEAGHTVVSYDQRGLSRSPLDGPLGDQRVAEWREDALAVLDAVSPDEPAYVFGSSSGAIVALALLAAHPDRVRRLVAHEPPLVELLADPAPYRDHFAEVRELHRTQGLGPAMARFSETPDGRKPERQHGELPASIRPMASRMAANMPVFLEHVLCPFSSSAPDVDGLRAAAGKLTLGIGRESAGQEALVGPSRRIAELTGAETVEFPGGHVGCVEHPAEFAKVLVSAMSR
- a CDS encoding RNA polymerase sigma factor SigF; translated protein: MSTELGSSKVLTLTPVPVPTQTTAPTATDSTETAETAPPPMTVTPGALDTRTLSRSLFLRLRALDDEGAAADSPERTYVRDTLIELNLPLVRYAAARFRSRNEPMEDIVQVGTIGLIKAIDRFDCERGVEFPTFAMPTVVGEIKRFFRDTSWSVRVPRRLQELRLALTKASDELAQKLDRSPTVPELAAVLGVSEEDVVDGLAVGNAYTASSLDSPSPEDDGGEGSLADRLGYEDSALEGVEYRESLKPLLAKLPPRERQIIMLRFFANMTQSQIGEEVGISQMHVSRLLTRTLAQLREGLISD